In a single window of the Papaver somniferum cultivar HN1 chromosome 8, ASM357369v1, whole genome shotgun sequence genome:
- the LOC113306706 gene encoding histone H3.2 — MARTKQTARKSTGGKAPRKQLATKAARKSAPATGGVKKPHRFRPGTVALREIRKYQKSTELLIRKLPFQRLVREIAQDFKTDLRFQSSAVAALQEAAEAYLVGLFEDTNLCAIHAKRVTIMPKDIQLARRIRGERA, encoded by the coding sequence ATGGCTCGTACTAAGCAAACAGCAAGGAAATCAACAGGAGGAAAGGCTCCAAGGAAGCAATTAGCAACAAAAGCAGCTCGTAAATCAGCACCAGCAACCGGAGGAGTGAAGAAACCTCACAGATTCAGGCCAGGAACTGTTGCTCTTCGTGAAATCCGAAAATACCAAAAGAGTACCGAGCTATTGATCCGTAAACTACCATTTCAACGTTTAGTTCGTGAAATCGCTCAAGATTTCAAAACTGATTTGAGGTTTCAGAGTTCAGCAGTTGCAGCTCTACAAGAAGCAGCTGAAGCTTATCTTGTTGGATTATTTGAAGATACTAATCTCTGTGCAATTCATGCTAAAAGGGTTACTATCATGCCTAAGGATATTCAACTTGCTCGTAGGATCAGGGGTGAACGTGCTTGA